The DNA segment CATTTCTGAGGACATTCTGTTAAGAGAAAGGAAAAAGAATCGTTAGGGCAGTCACATTTACAATCAGTGATGGAGTTTTAATGTCGCATTTGcaagaaaccaaacaaaattaattaatgaaaatactacattagCTATTATTCATTAATGAAGAGTTACTCACGCTTGCCCTGAAGTGTTCCATATATCCCATAAGCTCGGTCCGAGCATGTCCATAACCTGGAGGCCAAAAGAAGATCTACCATCAATGATAATGACCGGAGAAAATCAGAAACGAGAGAAGTGAAAGGAGGAGATCCAGTACCATGATATAATAGTCTCCTTGCCTCCCTTTGAAATGTACTCTAGGGACTCCATGACTCCCACCCAAGGTGCTGTtcacattaaaaaataaaatgctgAAAATCAGCTGAAGAGAAATTGtataaaaatagtaataaagCTGAGTGAATCGAACACCCACTTGTACACTTGCCACTCATGTGGAGGACCATAGTTGCAACCCTTGCTGCTCCTATGCTCAAACTTCAGAGCAACCTATAACAGCAATTGGGGACGCTCGCTGTTAGCACAATTACGCTAATAACAGGACAATACACACTAAGTAACATTACCTCCAAAATGCTAGCTCCCGCACTACGATCATTACCACCACTAATACGCCGTCCCACAAACACTTGTCCAAAACCACCCTTCCCCAGCTTCCTCTCAACCTTATACAGTGGTGATCCCCCAACTTGGACCTGATAAAAGAAACAGAATCATTATACATTACACCAAAGATATGCATCTAagcagtgttctaaaaatcggtctaggcggACCTATAGTCGGAAAATCAGACCTAAACGAAGCCAGTTTTctagtcaattttttttaagcGTGCCCGCCCGCCTAATCAATAATTTCATATAAAGTACATAACTACCACCTAGGGATTTCTTGAATATTGTATGCATTttagtgttctaaaaatcggtcaaGACGCCGCTTATTCGCCTCCGACTAGTCAGCAAATCAGTCCTTAACGAAACTAAACTATTTTCTAGATCAATTTTTCGCccgcctaatcaataatctcatTTAAAGCGCGCATAACTACACGCCTAGCCATTTCttgatttcttgaacattgtaTGCATATATATGATAATCCAAACACCATAACCATATACAAAGCTTTTACCCTTTCAGGGAAAGGAGCAGTGTTTCCTTCTTCCTCCtgagccgccgccgccgccttGTTAGAGCCGCCAGAATCGTTACCAATCGCCATAActatcttctcttcttcttcttcttcttcttcaaccacTACTACCACCTCTTTAATTGCCTTATCTTCCTCTTTCAACTTCCTCGCCGCTAATCTCGTTCTCGGCCTCTCCGTAACTCCAACAGCAGCAGCAACCGCCTTGTTCCTCCTCTGTTTCTTGTCCTGTTGATTCAGAGCTGGAGGCTCGGCGACACGGCCACGGCGGCGGGCTCCACGGCGAAGCTCAGGCATAGCTCAAACCCCATGCAATCGAGACGGGACGGAGAGAGTCGTCCGATCATTATAGTCCGATCGAAACGAGGGTCTGGATCATGTCGGATTTGGAAAGAGATTTTGGGGATTTTTAATTACagatctgttttttttgtttaggtttCTTCTTTCGGTTCTGTTGCGATGATGAAAGGAAAGAAAAGTTATGGATGGAAACAAATGGACCGAGGGGATTTAAACAGGCGGTATTTATGCCACGTCGGATATTACCTTTGTgaaggaaacaaaataaatttcctTTTCGtgtgtttaaaattataacaattagataaaggaaaataataataatgcgAGTAAAATTctttttgtagaaaaataaaGTGAGTGAATAAacaaaatcaatactattaaaagggaaagagtCCTAAgaaatctacctataaaagttATTTGGACTCTTTcactaaatttattttttatggtcTTACCTTATATGTTTGTAACAATACATTACTCAAGACCATATATTTACCCGATTTTTTCTCCTTTCTCTAacaatcccctatatattatttgagaagcattgcaacatttttttgtagccacatgtcatcactaaaatCATTCTTacaatccttagaaaaataggttggtccatttaaatatataataagctttttattaaaccacaataaatatattattaatgtgcttcattatttccttaaataagattacgaaaTTGCcaaatgtggctaaagtatatatgacaattaatgattttgaataataaagatttgataaaaataagtgtgtattataattatatttgtttaattgtaatctattaaaataatttaaacaatcatagtaaccatataataaaaattaaaaagaatatttatatattatatttaaaatttttaaaacgagtataaattactaaaattgttaaaaatttcacattcaaattttttgatttatgatttaaaacttttgttatgacatgataaaaataattaaaaaataatatcagttgaaagtctcatttaataagtatcaaaaataaaagatactagattttgatccgcactTTTAAAATgcgaattttttttcttttttttttcaattgacaaatatttagtaaatgtcatattttcatatatttgtctcttattttataaaagacttaaacttttgatctttatttatcgtatttcattttaaatgactatttatgtttaaaaaattaaaatttatttctttaatgaattaagttggtataactctgataaattaattttatcatgtggttaatattttaataaaaaaatatatacttttaataaagatttaagaaaaaatcaatttttttatgaatacttaaattatattaagaaaagaaaaaataataattaataactagttgaaaaaaaattatttgaacatGGACTCAgtggcccaaaggaaaaaaatgtgAGCATTGGATCTGATTATTTTAATCGGCCCAAATGACCCAAGAGAGatctgatgtgggctggatccgaAAAAATGACtcaatatagatgtgttattaatattatttgattgcccttaatgaaacatgcaatgttagtaaagaaAATGGCAGGCTAAGGTAAAAATGATAATAGGAtcatgctttaatagtatagatataaatatatgtatcattttaaattaaactatattccatataaaaatacataaatatcttaattttgaaatttactttgaatattattttgataaaaaaatttgaaaaaatattgacaacttaattttttaaaatattataaattacttacaccattcccacagtgaaaattttgttatcactattttagactttttgctataagagatacaaatgataaaaataaatgagaaaaaacatcatttaataaatattaatattaaaatatactatatatatatatgttactatcatttaaatttaattatatatcatatcaaataaaaaatatattttttcgattttttcgatttatttatatatttgcaccaatttaattatataaatagtagataatgactttttaattattcaatatatatttattatttcataatatgttataaacatataatatataaaaataatttatatatataatgttcattccgcgcaaggcgcgggtcttaacctagtacgttagtattaattaatattgataCCAAAGGGAGAAAGAATCAAATTATAGAAACTCGGCCTCATTTGCATTTATATGCATGCAACCGtctatatatactatttattgTTGATTATTTATACTTCTTTATTAAAACGAACTATATACTTGattagtacaatatatatatatatatatatatataactttttcaTGATGGACCATATAATAATACAATCATCCAATTAAAACATGGTTCAAAATCTTActtttcaaatattatattattactctttattttatgtaatacacttcttttgtaaattaattatATCTCTCATCATAGTGATTGTCAATAATGTTTTACACTATATTTTATGCTCATGATCACAATTTTTAGATATtgatactattaaaagggaatgatccttaaaaaatctacttaaacaaggttgttggatcatttcatttaattttcacaaatttaaaatatcttgTGTTTTAAATCGGGCAGTTTAGGttgtttggaaaaaaatataagataaataattaactattaattatttgaataaaaaatatttgagtcattattttttttgttgcataatttggtttataaatagtatttttaggatATTTGGTTTTTAGaacttaaatataattaatatttataggtatataatttgtttttataattttaagtatTCATTTGGTTCTCAATTCGGTTTCTATTTTTTGGTTCCAAAGATATATGATATGCTCGgttttttatgaaatttggcttaattttaattttttttcaaccgAGTATGGTTAAGTGCACTCGGGTAAATGTACCCAAATTTAtacattataatatatatatattatataaaaaataatttaattaatttcaaaaataaatccaGCGCGGGTCAAGGTCTAGTATCTATTATAACATTCTCAACTACAACATTTTTGAATAATAGGATAACCGTTTGTtgccaaaaaaaacaacaacattttTAGAAACACCAATTTATCTATTATTCACTCCGTTCCGTATCATTTTAAGGGGTGTTTGgagaaaaaaattttgtttcaaaataattgaTGTTCTCGTTACTTTAGATAgaatttaatatcatttaaatttggtTGTAACCAATtactgaaatttttttttattggtttagtTAATTTCatctaatgatatttttatgtaatcaaaataaattgtatagaagtttgtattttttaatctaagtgcaaaaatcttaaaaaacaattaaagtGATACATAGAGAGTATAACTTatgaaaattattataagaTGACACAAGAACctgtaattttatttgttttataaaaaagttacgTTTTATTTGCATCATCATGTGTTTGCGACTTTGCGTCATGCTAAAGTTTTATGTAAATTTGTTTCGATTAATCTACATAGTTAATGATAAATTTGTTTCGATTAATCTCCACCGGCGGTCTTCTTAGACAACAAAATTTTTATGTTATGAGGTTTTGATTAGCTAGTGATTGGTCTAATCATTCTATTTGTGTAATAACTCACGAAGACAAATAATATAACCACGATTAATTgatgattttttaaattatttaacacGGTTTATAGACCTTTGTGCCACTTATGTTGACCCAAACGGTCTGTTTCATGTAGAAACgacttttaaatttattttgttgatggaatcaaaccattttttttttccgtctggataatttttatttaaaaaaaacggGTCAAGCCCAGATAACATAGTCCAAAGCCCAGATACAACTAAAAGGCAATAGACCCAAAACATTAAAGCCAAATCCATTAACGAGCTGTCGGCCCAACCATTTATATCCCAAACGACGTCGGCCGAACCACGCACCAAGGAGGGTGGCATCTGAACACGTGTGAGCATCTACACGATGGAATCAAACCATTACAATATTCAAATATTTACTAATTACGTTATATTTAGTTTTGTTGTAAAGACAATAACAACCCTCACAACAATCAGGCCACGGAACATGTCATTCAACAAACCCAAACAACAACATTCGTTGAATGCAAATGTTAAGTAATGAAATTGCAATAAACAATACAACGCCCAGTTATACGACAGAAGAAAGGGCGGCGAGAATAAGGATGAACTTTGTCCTGCTTGTGGTTATTAATTTATGTGTACGATGATATTTTGTGCTTTGTTTAATAAGTGTATGTGTGCGTAGAAAGCGTGTGACGTTGTGAGTGTAATTTATCCtagaaataaaatttgtttgtttatattagTGGTCGTTTGCTAGATGGAGGTCAGGTGGTTAATGATGACGTTGTTAGTTACGTAGTTTGATAATTATCACTTGTATATAAACAGTAATTAGTATCTCTATCTTGAGCTTAATATTTATCCCATGGACTGTTGGACACTTGTGAATACGTTAGAGTCCCAATATCTGAGATTTGTTGGATTGTTTCTACCAATTGATGTACAATCGCTTCCACAGCCAGCTTTGTTGATTCCAATTTCCAACTAGAGTTATCTTTTTACTGGTGGCGAACATGAAAATCTAATATCTGCCAAAAGAAAAGTTGCAAATCaatatttgttatatattaacAAAGTAAAAAATGTTTCTACACCATTATTGCGTTGTCCTATGATTTACCGTGAGGATACTAATATTCTACAAAGTTTACAATACTATATAGTATAACACAATTGccaaaaaatagagtaaatacTCCCATCATAACACTAACTCCAATACCAACTTCATGAAACACAATTGATAAATAACTGTTTTTTGGACCAAATCCAATTGGTTCTCCTAGACTCATCCTACTATAAGAAGGCAACTATATACATTACCGCATGGGagtaaattgaaaacaaaaataagagcTTTTGTTAAAAAGTTACAATGTTGAGCTTTTGTTGGAATTGTTTTCTTACAAATCTGAGACCAATAAGTCAATTACTGTTAAGACAATTTCTTCGGATCTAAGAATCCTTCTCTGAATACTGGATACTAATATTGCCACTTTGACAAAACTCTTCTTAAACAACAAAGTATTTATACTATAAGGTTTGATTAGATCATGATTGTGCTCATGATCATtccaaaattatttaaatgggAATATATACTAGAGAACTTTCCTTAATAAAAACCACCTACTTAAGCATGACCCAAAATGGCTTGTTCCATATACATATTCAACAACTTCAGTTTATTTATTCATAGATCAAGACCATtataactacaaaaaaaaaaaacaagaacattCCCACAACGATCACACCACGGTACACAACATGacatacaacaacaaaaaggaaAACAGACAATAACATTCGTCAAATGCAAATGTTACTTAACAACATTACAAACGAACAAAAGCATAGTTATGATTAGTAATGCAAGACATAACAGTTATACTCAACAATGGCTACGCCGGACTTGATATCAACAAACTTGGTCCGAGCCTCGACATAACCTCTAGCAAATCGGAACATCCCGCTTCCTCCGACCACCGGCATTTCCCTAGCCTTTTCCATCACAGCGTTCCTACCAAGGATCGTGATCGTACTCCCGTTATACTTCCCGGTTTTGAAAGCAAAGTTCATCACCATCAATAAACTTATCTCTCCTTGGGCCGCTCCAGCATAAATCCCTTGGGCCTGACCAACCACGGTCGAGTTCTTCATCACATCCGTTGTCAACGCATCGTCCATCATGGAGATGGATCCGAATAAGGAGGAATTCGAGACCGGTTGTTGGATCCTGACGgtactagggttttgaccgCCTATTGAGTCGTGCCAGTAGAGCCGGAGATGGGTGAGTGTCTCATGTTTTGGGAGGTCGATGAGATTTTTGTTCATGGTTCTTGCGAAGTCATCTCCAGCTGAAGCAATGGCGGTGAGGAGGAAAATTTCTGCGACAAGGATAAGGATGAGCTTAGTCATGTTTGTGGTTCTTTGTGCATGTAGCTGAACGTTTGTGCTGTATATAacgagtgtgtgtgtgtgtgtatttatAGAAGAGGAATTATCGTTTTGTAGACAATGGATACTAATTATTAATGGCTCTTTTAGAGAGTATTTGATTAATCCATTACAATATGGTTTTATTATGTTACGTTTGGAAGATCATAATTTACTCtggttgagattttttttttctaggttgtcttgatatatatataaaactattgtAAGAAATTGtattatcccttatatattatttgagaaacattgcaacattttctgtagccacgtgtcatcactaaaatgattcttagaatctttagagaaataagttggtccatctaaatatataataagctttttattaaactacaataaatacattattaatgtgcttcattatttccttaaataagattacggaattgcctaatatggctaaagtatatatgacaattaatgattttgaataataaagatttgataaaaataagtgtgtattataattatatttgtttaattttaagctattaaaataaattaaacaatcatagtaaccatataataaaaattaaaaaaaaattatttatatattatattttgaatttttaaaaacgagtataaattactaaaactgttaaaagtttcacattcaaattttgtgatctatgatttaaaacttttgttatgacatgatacaaataattaaaaattaatataagttgaaagtctcatttattaagtatcaaaaataaaaggtatataaatatacgtattattttaaattaaactatatgccatataaaaatacaaaaatatcataatttgaaatttactttgaacatttttttgataaaaattttgaaaaagtattgacaacttaatttcttaaaatattataaattacttaaaccattaatctcaCAGTGAagattttgttatcactaatttaaactttttgctataacagatacaaatgataaaaaaaaaatatgagcaaaaagcatcatctaataaagattaatattaaaatacaccACATATATGTtgctatcatttaaatttaattatatatattatatcaaatagaaaaaatattttttcgatttataaaatttatttatatgttcgtaccaatttaattatataataatttatatatataatgttcattccgcgcaaggcgcgggtcttaacctagtatgtATTATTCTAGAGCCGGCCATATATATGACTTGGAAAATAGAGAATTATAACATGTCTATTGATAATATTAACAGTTGTGTATTgggattatgtttttttttttttttggggggggggggggggggagcaAATTTAGGCTtatgtatttgtattttatggaattttctctataaaatgTATTCGGAAACAAAAAAGCTGAATAAAAATGGTGTACACTTTTTGCTTTTATAAATCTGATTGTGGAAATGAAAAGGTGTGTGCAAAACAAAGAGAGGAAAACGGGCACCCTAGTTCAATAGTGTTGGAAATGATTAATTTAGTGTAAACTATATTTATCATACGTACGTGCATATATAGCTATATAAATTTACGATATCAATGAATTGTGTATGCACATCTGACTAAAAGATTAAATAGATCACCATGTGTAAAAGTAAAACTATCACTGTTGataaatacacacacacacatatatatatatataactattaaaatatatatgtatatacacatataataataataataataataataataataatctataataataaaggaAAATCTCCAAGAAACAacccaaaaaatgtttttgaccaatagaatactcagagaaaaaaatAGGCTTCATGAAAAAAGGTAAATGACCATTATACTCTTGTTTTACagatataaaaatacaaataaatatttaaatatataaatatattaaaaaagtttgaaatttttaattcaatatttgaaattttctcgtttttcaattttcaaatttactttgaagttcaatttaaaaaaaaaagtatttgaaaatattaatttaaatcctaaaccctatctCCAAATTTAAACCATAAgtctaaattaattaactttaAGTATATAAAAGAGTGTATTTAATCTAAAGTTTGAGGTGATTTGATTTTTAGTGAGCTTTAGATGATGACCAgtgaaaaaaaatctatgtttttcttgtttgaatAACATcagatttttcattttaatacaaatcaccTCAATTTCTCAGTTTGAATGCACTTCCTAATAAGTATTTTTTACCTatttaatgaaacttattttgttattttaatttttggaagctattttgtgataaaaataaatttagtgCTATCTTATAGTATTTATCCAATaatcataataatataaaaattaatatgtgtGCTccatttaagaaaattatctgTTACAAAACAATAATATTCGACATTGATGGACAGTGAAAACAACATCGACGACATCTTAGGGCATGATTAAGCCCGGTTAAGTACACAATTAAGTGATTAACtattaaattagttttaagAACCTCATAGGAGTTCTCCCATTGGACCTTCACACAACTAATTACATTAATAGGGGCTCTAAACTCCATAAAGTACACAATTACATTAAGGGTTCTAACCAATAGAGGTGCTCTAACttatgatttgatatttttttgtttttttacacttttcagCTAAGAGACGACTCTTTTATATCTCTGAACGATTCTTAACTTTTATTAGTTAAAATCTTAAAAAAGCTAAAAATCATCTTTTAGCCGAAATTAAAAACCCCGGTTAAGAGACTGGAGTTAATGATGGTCTTAATCTGAATCAATCCGTCCGTCAGTGGTCTAGTGTTAGTTGGTTAATTAGAACAAGGCATAAAAACTGCATCCTGAGTTTAATTCCATCGGAAACAACCTTGCTATGTACTTAAACCGAGAATTAAGCTTTCGTCCAGTTGTTCGTCTGGCGGTTTACCTGTCCTGGCTAGCCAGTTCACTTTTAGGATTAGTCTGACTCATAATCTACTGTTGCCCGATGGTTACGTTATCTAGATCCTTATAAAAACATTTGAACCTGTAGATCCCTCAATTATGTAAAAGACTACATCTTCAATCATCTTATTTTTACAAGCAAGCTTTACCTTCTCCGCCTTCCATACTAACGTCCAATCTCCCTTGGTAGTGGAAGGGACTGGCGCTGAGGGAAGCTATCACCAATTTCACCAATTGCAACGAGTTGGATCAGATTCAACACAGTTGATTAATGCCATCAATGAAGCGAAGAGACTGGTGGAAATTTATGGAGTGGTCTCAGATATCATTCTccttgctttattttttttactttttataaggGATATTGTATCCGGATCGAAAATTTGAAGGAAAAAACACGAATATATAAAGAGTTATGCCAATGCACTTTCtgtcaattggttttaagttggaaaccCATAATAAATTCATATCTAATATGATATCAGAGCTGGATTGATCCTAACTCTTTTGCATCTTTTAATTGGATAATCCGTGATGTTAATGCGGTTCCGGTTGAGTTGGCGAGACAATGAGTAAATGTAAGTGAGAGTGAGACTTTCATAGCCAGTATCTAATGAACCATGAATAAATGAAAGAATGTtgggttttaaaataaaataattattataagcAATGTTTTACttagtaaataatatttaaaatggcTTTAAGCAGGTCtattaaccaaaaataaatttacagtTTCTAAATCGTGAACAAAAGCAGCATAAATCCACAATATCAATATATTACCAAATAACCTCTGGACGAACAAAATACGCAAACGAACAAGACAGTGAGATACATAACc comes from the Brassica rapa cultivar Chiifu-401-42 chromosome A01, CAAS_Brap_v3.01, whole genome shotgun sequence genome and includes:
- the LOC103842683 gene encoding dirigent protein 3, which encodes MTKLILILVAEIFLLTAIASAGDDFARTMNKNLIDLPKHETLTHLRLYWHDSIGGQNPSTVRIQQPVSNSSLFGSISMMDDALTTDVMKNSTVVGQAQGIYAGAAQGEISLLMVMNFAFKTGKYNGSTITILGRNAVMEKAREMPVVGGSGMFRFARGYVEARTKFVDIKSGVAIVEYNCYVLHY